A genomic window from Hyla sarda isolate aHylSar1 chromosome 8, aHylSar1.hap1, whole genome shotgun sequence includes:
- the LOC130284161 gene encoding uncharacterized protein LOC130284161 isoform X2 has product MRIGSAGRMAALTFPAVSSSTAAAPGLSIPLPGIIFLAVSLYLIVLLILILIHQCLQARGCCPSCMGWQKVGDFGFCDMCASCAQSCDCKIPSLTRCMDSCCPSKPLFCPQSCAGCRDVSGCPCGFACVYQPPDCSTINCICCEIKMR; this is encoded by the exons ATG AGGATTGGCAGCGCGGGGCGGATGGCG GCTCTGACCTTCCCCGCAGTCTCGTCCTCCACAGCGGCCGCCCCGGGGCTCAGTATCCCTCTGCCGGGCATCATCTTCCTGGCGGTCTCCCTGTATCTGATCGTGCTGCTGATCCTGATCCTGATCCACCAGTGTCTGCAG GCTCGGGGCTGCTGCCCGTCCTGTATGGGGTGGCAGAAGGTTGGCGACTTTGGCTTCTGTGATATGTGTGCGAGTTGCGCCCAGTCATGTGACTGTAAGATTCCCTCGCTGACCCGCTGTATGGATTCCTGCTGTCCTTCCAAGCCA CTCTTTTGCCCGCAGAGTTGCGCCGGCTGCCGCGATGTCTCCGGTTGCCCGTGCGGCTTCGCTTGCGTCTATCAGCCTCCGGACTGCAGCACCATCAACTGCATCTGCTGCGAGATCAAGATGCGGTGA
- the LOC130284161 gene encoding uncharacterized protein LOC130284161 isoform X3 translates to MAALTFPAVSSSTAAAPGLSIPLPGIIFLAVSLYLIVLLILILIHQCLQARGCCPSCMGWQKVGDFGFCDMCASCAQSCDCKIPSLTRCMDSCCPSKPLFCPQSCAGCRDVSGCPCGFACVYQPPDCSTINCICCEIKMR, encoded by the exons ATGGCG GCTCTGACCTTCCCCGCAGTCTCGTCCTCCACAGCGGCCGCCCCGGGGCTCAGTATCCCTCTGCCGGGCATCATCTTCCTGGCGGTCTCCCTGTATCTGATCGTGCTGCTGATCCTGATCCTGATCCACCAGTGTCTGCAG GCTCGGGGCTGCTGCCCGTCCTGTATGGGGTGGCAGAAGGTTGGCGACTTTGGCTTCTGTGATATGTGTGCGAGTTGCGCCCAGTCATGTGACTGTAAGATTCCCTCGCTGACCCGCTGTATGGATTCCTGCTGTCCTTCCAAGCCA CTCTTTTGCCCGCAGAGTTGCGCCGGCTGCCGCGATGTCTCCGGTTGCCCGTGCGGCTTCGCTTGCGTCTATCAGCCTCCGGACTGCAGCACCATCAACTGCATCTGCTGCGAGATCAAGATGCGGTGA
- the LOC130284161 gene encoding uncharacterized protein LOC130284161 isoform X1, producing the protein MESAVFTLCGICLIYVLGGDCNILHCYLGHAPAVPMVMRIGSAGRMAALTFPAVSSSTAAAPGLSIPLPGIIFLAVSLYLIVLLILILIHQCLQARGCCPSCMGWQKVGDFGFCDMCASCAQSCDCKIPSLTRCMDSCCPSKPLFCPQSCAGCRDVSGCPCGFACVYQPPDCSTINCICCEIKMR; encoded by the exons ATGGAGAGTGCGGTATTCACACTGTGCGGTATTTGTTTAATCTATGTATTGGGCGGTGACTGTAATATTTTACATTGTTATCTGGGGCACGCCCCTGCGGTTCCCATGGTGATGCG GATTGGCAGCGCGGGGCGGATGGCG GCTCTGACCTTCCCCGCAGTCTCGTCCTCCACAGCGGCCGCCCCGGGGCTCAGTATCCCTCTGCCGGGCATCATCTTCCTGGCGGTCTCCCTGTATCTGATCGTGCTGCTGATCCTGATCCTGATCCACCAGTGTCTGCAG GCTCGGGGCTGCTGCCCGTCCTGTATGGGGTGGCAGAAGGTTGGCGACTTTGGCTTCTGTGATATGTGTGCGAGTTGCGCCCAGTCATGTGACTGTAAGATTCCCTCGCTGACCCGCTGTATGGATTCCTGCTGTCCTTCCAAGCCA CTCTTTTGCCCGCAGAGTTGCGCCGGCTGCCGCGATGTCTCCGGTTGCCCGTGCGGCTTCGCTTGCGTCTATCAGCCTCCGGACTGCAGCACCATCAACTGCATCTGCTGCGAGATCAAGATGCGGTGA